The stretch of DNA TCGAAACGATGGTATGTATTACTGTTTTGAGCTCCAAGTAGCTTCTGTTAGAGTTGAAATCTTGTTTAGTTATATGGGcttgtaattttctttattgttcTGATTATTTGAGGAGGAATTTGAGCTACTCATTTGATTTTTGGACTATGtaaaaattgtattaaaaaattGTGTTGTGGGTGACTTTTAGTTTAGCATTCACAATGTTAGTGTGTGCATTTTTACTGTTTGTAAAATGTACACTCTTGTGAAAACTGAAATCTTTGCTGTATCATGAAGGATTATGCTGTTTTTTACTTTAATCTCTGGATTAGTAATTTGAGATAGGAGCATGATGTCTTAGAAAGTGTGCGGCTTTTCTTTGCTTTATATGTCATTTAGAAGAAACATGGAAAACTAGGTTTTTTGCTGTAaggtttcttttttattttttgataaccTAAGATGGGAAAACATTGGCACTAAAACGGTTTTATAATGTGTTGTTTGATATGCCATTTATTTCTATAGTGATTACGGCTCACACATGGGGAAGTGGGTGGGATCATggtatttaaaaattagaatttgatatttttgcttgattgatatttgattttaaCTATTCGATCCCGCTTCTGTCTTTTGTGTTACACCGtgattcttaaattttttgttttggaatGAAAACCAAAAGACAAAAATCTCAATGTATCAACTAGCCTCCAAGTGtctctcaaatttttttcttgtcaTATTCAGCTCCACGTAAAGAAGGAGACTGGACCTGCCTCAACTGTGGAAACTTAAACTTTTCATTCAGAACTGTTTGCAACCGGGGACATTGTGGTGCACCAAGACCATCCATAATCCAGGTAAGTGTGTGTTTCTATAGATTAATAGATTATCATGTCAAGAAGTTTTTTCTTTTGGAGACGGGCCAATTATTCTTGAAAAGGCATTCAATGGACAAAATCCtgtgtattctgcagcctgcCCCAGTTACAAGCCCATATAGAAACACTCCTCCCTTCTACTATGGTGGTGTTGGGGCTCCTCCTCCACCATATGGAGTGTCTGGCCGATTTGGATCCCCGATGCCACATTCTGGTGTGCAATATGATTATGGTCTGTATCCTAGGCCTCGTCTACCATATAGTCCAGTACCATCATTGCCACCTGGAAGCTTTGGAGGTACTCTCTTAGCAACTTTATGAGCTGATTTTCTGCATCTACTGTTTGTTTCATTCTTTATGAACTCCCCGTCAGTTTGATTCTAACAGAGAGAGGGTTGCTATGTGACAATGTTACCTTTTAGGTACTGATGTTATTCACCTTTGAGATTGATTATaatatatttgagtttttgGTGGAATCTGTACTGTTCGTTTTAGAAACATGATGGTTGCTAATTCCTGTTGGTTCTTGTTTCATTATACTTTCTAGTATCTCTTGTGTGTCCCTACTCCCTAAATATAATCAAGTTTTCATTGAACTGAATCAGGTATTCCTTATGGTCCAAGGCCTAGTATCAATGGCTATGGATATGGCTTTCAAAGTCCTCCATGGGCCGAAGGACTGATAACTGACAATTTTGCATCTCGGAAACGCCGAGGAGGTAATTTTAATATCCTTTTAACCTCTTATTAACTTTAAACCTATACATAGGTATCCACATTTTCCCATATTTGTGAAATCTAGATATAGTTTATTGTGTTTTTGCATTAGCTTATTTTGTGTTAAAAGTAATTTACAGTTGAAATTTTGGAGAGGAATTTTTTgattaaaaaacaaatttctCCTAAACCATACATTTTCTTGATccattattaattttagtttgttGATCCATATAACCGATCCTACATAGTAGGACAAGGCTTTTGTTGTTTGTTGATTATATGTAGTGGAGGAGCTTGAGAaaaaattttggagaaaaaagaAACTTAGACACGTTATATGTTGCCgtgttcttttatttatatatgtttagTAGTAATATGGCATCCTAACCCTCTTCACAGGAAATGAAAATAGAAACATTAAGAAAAACTCCAATCTATTTTTGTATTGGTTATGCAGGGCCAGATGGCTTGTCCGAAGGAGACTGGATCTGTCCGAAATGTGAGAATGTTAACTTTGCTTTCAGAACAACTTGCAACATGAAACACTGCGGAGCTCCAAGACCTGTAAGTGTTTTCCACTGTTTTGCTAATGCTCTTACCATCATCGctataattttagtaaaatatttgtTCCATTATTCTAGTTTTGTAGCATTGCTAACAATAGTCTATGCTAATTTTGGCTGtaacttgtttttcttttttcgcaTAGGGCGCAAGTCGAGGCGCTCCCGAAGGCAGTTGGACCTGTAAAAAATGCGGTAATCTCAACTATCCCTTTAGAAATGTGTGCAACAGAAAAGACTGTGGAAGTGAGAGAACAACCTCTGCCATGTGAAAATGTCAAAAGAGTAGTATTATGAATGTACAATAATATGTACATACATAGAGGTTTTGTTTAGTGCATTCCTTCTCCTTATGTAAAAGAAAAAGTTATTATCTCTTAATTAGGAATTCGGAAACTAGACCGCTAGGAAAGAAGAGTTCTCCATGCAGATCATTTTTACACTGGTTGTTCTTGATGATaacttattttgttaatttttttaaaatgtttatggaattttattttcttaaggTTACTTAAAATTCACTATGAAGAATTTTGCTTTGTCTTGCATATTGAGGTATGTTGGGAGAAATAATATCCCCTGGGAGATTAGAGTTTACTAATATAATTAGTGTTTAAAATTAGGCCAAAATAGCCAAAAGTTTGTGGCCCTTTGTAATATTCGCCACTATTTGGACTATTTGATTGGAGCGTAGTGCCTTGTATTTTGACTATTTTCaatgataaatattttgaaagagAATGTTAAATGGAACAGGATTAGACATCTAGAATCTATTTATGGTGTAAAACTTCATGACTTTTATATAGGATTTTCCTTTCTAAATTTGGAAAGTTATAATTTTATagatttcattttgttttttatttgagtATTTACTTATTTTGGTCTCAGAAAATTTTAAACCAAACACTTTAGtctttaactaaaattaattattcgattGGTCTTTGAATAATTAACTTCGTTAGTCATTTAGGTTTTTTATTCCATCAACTCTAATGGAGGACAAAATAATCTCTTGTAATtttaaaaggggacaaaatgatcTCTGATTCTCTTTGTTCATAAATGATACTGTTTTCTTCCAATTTCTATCATATTTTGCATAATCCTAACAGTTTAACATTGCAactttaaattaactaattctCATACTCAGGAAAGTAATGACTATGTTTCTCAAGTACTTGTCGTCTTCGATGAATCTCATAAATCTAGACAACAAGTCCGATTTGTTAAGACTTGTCGTTGTCTTCGTTGTCTTCGTCATCTCCAGTCCTCCTTTGCCTTATTATTTTCATAGCCACATTGTTCACCACTCCGATcgcttccttcaacttcttctcTGAATTAATGTTCAgtaattgttttagtttttatatGAGCAGCGACGACGACATTGCTTGTCATACTGATAGCTTGGATGCGAGGCTGAAGTTGTCTGCCAGCTTGGACTTCAGGAGAGAAAGAATGAAGCACTCGAGATCCATTccaaatgagaatttgcatatgatgtcgAAGGAGAATCTTCTCATGATGTCCTAATATTCAACAAGCTATATTGCTTGCCGAAGAATGGAAAAAGGCGTGCCATTGGGGTAGTTGTGGAACTTGGTCTTGAAAATGTGGTGGAAGTTATCGGGGTTGAAGGTGATGTTGTTATCAACGATGTGGAGGTGGATGTTTCTCGTGGGTGAAGTGCGGAAGAGGTGGGTGTACTAGTCACAGAAATTTGGGAAGTGTGTGGTTCATGACATGTTGAGATAGGTGCGACATGCGTGATAGTTACACCATGACATGATCTTGAAGTTGAAGAGGAGGAATGAGAAGATGGAGAAGACTGTgagggtgaagaagaagagtacAAATGTTAGGGTTATAtgagatatgataaaaattcgGGAGAACAGAACGGTGTTGTTTCTGAACAGAGGGGTCAGAGACCATTTTGTcccttgttagagttgtcagaATAAAGGACTTAAGTGATTGACGGAGTTAATTGTTAGAGATTAATTGAgtagttaattttagttatgAACTCAAGTGTCTGGTTCAAAATTCTTTGGAGACCAAAACGAGTAaatactctttttcttttgtttgtatAGAAGAATTTTCATCTCCAATTCGTATTATACTTATCatggaaattatttttaatatagaaaCTGTTTCGAGGGTTACTTGAAACGTTGGTTTGGGTCTAAACGTGAGATCCAGATCTCTTAGTATGGCAGCGTTCGACTTGTTGATGCCGAGGTGCCGCCTGTCTGAGTTTCTCGTGAGGATGTGAGGGGTGGTAcatgcaagagactccgatacttaagttagcaagggttttAAACAGGTTTTTAATAAAGTAGAACGTGAGTTATACTTGGGAGGCTCTAGCGTATTTATAATAAAGTAGATAACCACTTTTGTTGGAGTAGTTCTATTTTTTCTTATAGATAAACATTCTTTTTATCTTAGAAATTTGTTGAAATCTACTTTCTATATGAGGTAAAATTAGTTGGAGAGATTCGAGGAGACAGCTACCTATTAGTTCAAGTAGGACTGGACTTTTAGGttattgtccgacctctttaaagATGTCGGGTTtagtaaaattcacttttatgggtggatctttttatctttttggaACCTGACTTTTAGTTATTGGACCAAGTATATGAACAGAAATCATGGTGgtgttaatttaataattttttctattttctttttaataaaagagGAAAATTAAAAGGAGCCGAAATCCCCTTCTCTTGCACTTTCAGACTACTTTGTGTCATCTGGAGTATGGAATCCACTACTTGGTTTTAAAACCTGTTGGTTTGGcaaaaagagtaaaataagaaagatCATCATCGgaaccagaaaaaaaaaagggatcaTTATCTAATATTAGATTGATCTCAATGGTGTTTCAAATTTCATACAGTGGATGCCGTAAACAGAAAAAAGTATCAATAAACGATCCCGCTAAACTTACAAATTAAGAACATTCGTTTATTGTCTTCATATAATTGGAATATTGAATATTCTTGGAACATGCATTGTTACCATGAAACAACtttcttatattattataaagttaCGTACAAGTAACAAGTACTTTTACGTTATTTTCGATAAGGTTGAATATATCTTTTTGCATTGTGATTCAGATTTAAATTAAAAGGAAGATTATTTCTGTTATCACTAAATTAATAACGTGTCAATGCATGAATTAATGATGTTAAAACAAGAATCAGCATTATCTCGTTTGTTCCAAATGTAAGCATAAATGATACTTATAAGAAGATTTGTTAAACATTATACAAAAACTAAGCTCTAAATAGAAAATCCAAATTCCAAATATTTCTTGTTCTTCAGTTTAGAATCAACATATGGTTGAGATCCTCATTGAATACTTTATATAGATGAATTTgtataataactttttttttaagtaatattGCAAATGGTTAGTAGAGTTCCATAGAGGTTAAAATAAGATTTTCATACTTCTGTATGTGATTTGGCAACTTTTCAGTTTTGatctagttttaaaattttagttagagtttttgaattttaatataatattaaagttTATTGTGCAGTTATTATTTGGATCGCACTACATGTATGTGTCTAGTCATGAAATTTTTTACACTTCAAGTCTTTATTGTCATGATTATGAGTGGGTTTATCAGAATTTTATATCGCATAAAAGATAAAATCTTGATAGATTTTATAAGAACTAATTAATCATTCCTTCTTAAGCTAgaattttgtatataaatatacttGGAATGAATATTGTTATCTATAAAACACGGACACTTCATTGAGTATTCAGACATATCTTAAATGCAACACTCATTTAACACGCATGTCTTTTGTGTCTAACCGTGccttaatagaaaataaaaagtttttctTCGGATACGTTTAGCTAAATACCATCACATGTCAATGTGTCCAAcctcatttttaatatattttcttgaattaagtttacaaatagtatatattattatttattagatcaaaaaatattttaaatattttatataattaaaaatattaaaaatggttaataaattaatttatattttaatattgataaaatattaaaatattataataatttatttaaaaaatattctatattttatatatatatatcgtgTTTCTCtatcttataaaatttaaaattcatgtattGGCATATTTATATTGTATTGTGTTTCATATGTATTTCAGTGGCCATGTAACTTAGATTGTTATTCTTATTTTGATCGATAATACCGCTCCTTTTTCAGTTTGTGAATTTCTAATCTAGATCCCAAAGAAAGGGCTTCTCAAACTCTTTAAGCAATGTGCGTATAataaagattattattattattattattattattattattattattattattagggtgataatactattattatatcCAAACTTAATTTGGTTTGGTATCAGATTTGGAATCATGGAATCTAACCCGACTCGATtacttaatatattatattaaaaagtatagtatttatcatatatatgtacttgtttcaaaatttttctttttaatttttagtgttacataatttttttttcattgttcctttttattttttagattttcttataaatttaattcttaTTGAATATTCGATTACGTGAATCGATCCAATCCTAATTTAATAAGTTTGAATTTATTTGAGTCCTTTTACAAAAAGAATTACAATAATCTATTTCAACCcaaattgattaaatttaatCGGTTCGATTTTTAAATTTACCCCAAACTTGATCCTATTACACCTCTAATTCATTGCCAGTTTGTTAAGTTATAAAAGTTTTCCTATTGAGGAAATAAAGGGAAAGAATGCATATGTATGTATGCTTAACCATCCTCACTAAAATACAAAGACCTCTAATGGTCTTTTGATCCTTCCTAGGCTAATAAAAATAGCCAGCATGATTACAGCTATACAAAGTGATGAGGAATTTAGGACAATTTTGGGAATAAATGAGTCCAACATGCGAAAAGAATTGAAGTCAATCAGACTGATGATTAAGATGTTGGTGACAAAGTTATATACTATACTTTAATTTACATATGTTAAAAAAAGGGGGAGCTACATAattgtttttcagttttttctttttgttattatttgtcTCTACTGCGTTGATTCTAAGGTAACATAGTGCGTTGGTTTCAAAGGAATCAATAGATATATCATATATAGGATGGCAAATATAAatgtaattttaattattctttataATTGAAATTTAGATAATCACCATATatactattaattaatttcagtAAAATGTCTACTTTAGTTTTAGTTAAAGCAACCTTTGATACTTGAATAACTATAATTTACGCATATAAAAACAATAACCACCATATTAATGAAAAATGTCCTTTTTAATGTCTATAATACTTTTTAAGATAAGAGTTTATGTGcaattgttttggtgtgaagttaatagttgagaatcgtaaatgataatttagtcaaatctgtcaaatcatctaacgactctcaactatcaacttcacatggaGTTAATAACTACACGTGAGTTTCTACCTACTTTTAAACCATTGGGTTGTACTTAACAATCAAGCACTATTATTTATTCAACAActattacataattaaatatttgcggtggttataaaattttgataccACTTAAAAAGTGTCGCTAAAAGTAAGTTAATATTTTCTACTATTTAAAAAcactttctaatttcaaaaaataaaagataaaaatatgattgaattaaaaaatactgtcaaataaaaaaaaaatatgacttTAACTTTAGtcacatttttttaagtatTGCCGAAATTTCACAGATATTCTAGTCAAAATAATCATGGCCACTATAGAATATGCACACCTACGTAATGCTTCTTTATCCTTAAAAGTACATACAAATTAAATCTTTATTATACATTTATACCTATCTAAGAACaataaattaactaataaacaataataatcataatgGCATGTAATCATTTGAATAAGGCAATGATACATAATAAGTAATTAAGCATAGCAGCTTCGTTACTTTTTCCATAGATAGAAAAATTGAAGTCATGATGGCCGGCGGGAACATTTGATGTAAACTATGGTTACGTTGCATTGTATGTTTATATTGTTTTTGTCATTCTATTGTTGTTTGTTCTTTTTCATAGTTGGCGCTTTGCTTCACATTAATTATAACTCATTTTCTCTTTGAGGTTTctacaaatataaatatatgttacaTTCTTGCAAAACCCTAGAACCATGATCTTAAAGAGAATTTGGTTATGGTTTATATGAGTAATAATCgagaattatatattttgtttgaagAGGTCTCAACTTCGATGCAAGCCAGAGAAATTCTTAGGTAGGCTCGTTGCATTGAGAAATTTAAGTAGTATGCATGAAGTTTTAGGTTTGAATATCACTGAAAACTCACATGTAGTTGTTTTTATgtaaatttgatatttgaaaatcgttagataatttgacaaATTTGACTAAATCATCATCTAACGGTTCTCAACTATTAATTTCACATGAAAATAACTGGACGTGAGTTTTCACTTTGaacattatcatcatcatatgTATAAATGCACTTTAAGAAATTAGTGTACAAATTACATCAGCTTGTTTAATATTAAATGAAATTGCACATAAGTGATCAAGAATTACTTCTGCTAggaaactaatttaattagtcaatttttttttggtaaacttgttttgttattttttttttgaaagatttggagtttagagtttagaatataaaatttagtatttagggtttaaaatttagaatttaaaattaaaaaaaaaatttaaaattttttccagAGAAAGTTGATCccttaattaaactcattcaTTTTATCTATGGAATGTcgtaatataataatttatccaTCATTTACcatttgattgaattttaataaAGTTCACATTATTACATTCAACAGTAAATGATTGGTGAATTATCTTATTGttctatataaaataaaataagtgtaacaaatatttttcttattctatATAGTTACAAAATTTCTTAGTCCATAAAGTCTTGTGGGTTCTGGATTTAGACTTTAGAAGTTAAAAGCATGTGAAATGAATTTGTAAATATGGATATAATGTTGAGTTCTGTAATCTAAATTCTAAAAAGACACTTACTTTGATGCCATAGcttacatttttttgttttgctaGCATAGTAGTTCATCATTTAACCATTATTGTAACTTCTATTCAGGGTTCAGAAGTTCATATTCTTTTGCTAGGAAGGCGGTATAATCTATAGCTTCAGGAAAACAGAGGGAAAATAATCACGCCAAGgtaaaaagggagaaaaaaagagaaagaaaaggaagataaTTCAGGAGAAAGCCATGGAACTTGAAGCAATTATAAGGGAACAAGTTGATCTGGTATGTTGAAATTTATAATGTGAAAAATTTAAGTTCTATTTAATTTCTGATTTAGTTGTTTATAttgtctcctttttttttttgaaaaaaaaaaagatatgacttTTGGGAATTATTATGGTACTTTTCACAACTATGGGATACCAGTATCTTTCTAGTACATGTAGTTGAAAAAGTGTCAAATATTtcattaactaaaattaattatattaaaaattttaaaaacttgaaACATTATTTCTCTAATGATAATTTTGTCTTgtgttgaaaaagaagagaataattaatgaatgcattattatatatttactaaACTAAATATGTGTGCTATGTAGGAGAACATACCCATAGAGGAAGTCTTTGAAAATCTAAAATGCACAAAAGAAGGACTAACCTCTGATCAAGTGAAAGAGAGGCTAGACTTGTTTGGACACAACAAGCTTGAAGAAAAGAAGGTTAATCACATAATAAAGCTGAATCTTTTAATcaacttgggttggtcgagtgatTAGCTCACTCGTCCGTTTAAGCAAGTGT from Arachis duranensis cultivar V14167 chromosome 4, aradu.V14167.gnm2.J7QH, whole genome shotgun sequence encodes:
- the LOC107486153 gene encoding ranBP2-type zinc finger protein At1g67325, translated to MASTKDDNRGSLGSKRFRNDAPRKEGDWTCLNCGNLNFSFRTVCNRGHCGAPRPSIIQPAPVTSPYRNTPPFYYGGVGAPPPPYGVSGRFGSPMPHSGVQYDYGLYPRPRLPYSPVPSLPPGSFGGIPYGPRPSINGYGYGFQSPPWAEGLITDNFASRKRRGGPDGLSEGDWICPKCENVNFAFRTTCNMKHCGAPRPGASRGAPEGSWTCKKCGNLNYPFRNVCNRKDCGSERTTSAM